A DNA window from Flavisolibacter ginsenosidimutans contains the following coding sequences:
- a CDS encoding RNA-binding S4 domain-containing protein, whose product MQKEKLRLDKYLWSIRLFKTRTLAATACDTGKVKQAGTSVKAAKNVSIGDEYEVKTEAKKWVIKVTGLLHNRVAYSEAINYYIDLTPAEEIDRLQFQAASFHTGKRPSKIGRPTKKQRRELDEFQGESEAD is encoded by the coding sequence ATGCAAAAAGAGAAATTACGCCTCGATAAATACCTCTGGTCGATACGCTTGTTTAAAACAAGAACACTGGCCGCCACGGCTTGCGATACCGGCAAAGTAAAGCAAGCCGGAACATCGGTAAAAGCAGCAAAGAACGTAAGTATCGGGGACGAATACGAAGTAAAAACAGAAGCTAAAAAATGGGTGATTAAAGTAACGGGTTTGTTGCACAACCGCGTGGCGTATTCCGAAGCAATCAATTATTACATTGACCTTACACCGGCTGAAGAAATAGACCGCTTGCAATTCCAGGCGGCTTCGTTTCATACGGGTAAGCGGCCGAGTAAAATTGGAAGACCGACGAAGAAGCAGAGACGAGAGTTGGATGAGTTTCAGGGAGAGAGCGAAGCGGACTAA
- a CDS encoding toxin-antitoxin system YwqK family antitoxin, whose amino-acid sequence MTHQNEERYEKRQCLSIFCFRHDLRTVVFTLLLLVFSSTTQAQSVKDTIYYDNYWRICEKPVARYYRLGELQLGQRWHFANDVKDFYIDGGLEMSGRYSSDGSKNGAFTFYHPNGKIKKQGSFVNDTMKGTWSYYDAKGELYFQLACQNNQTFTPLFIKNPGGDTLLKNGTGQFAFKLLDYPDVFPVANDYMVKGQCEGGKRMGAWTYDAFLGDNWRTVAIELYEDGTFRSGTFGYVGGGNQLRQPAFIVALSITKLLQTEAFTHDPVFGDYVSGTHAPQLTAFLQHGDVPVFASGAKKFEANVADYLTLCATAVGYFNWADSTLFWHGGSFRSAKLNKDAWLVGYCIQTDDPKFPKQSDLFPVERLKAYNAQISFNVYEDGTTSNVAVKGNFEKEILVHIAYYLSRLTGLSPLKEGGKAVAAKQNLYLFTKVNTATYRKHSYIVYRLLFSVKPQEQTDDKFEVADYAKAKFEADEE is encoded by the coding sequence ATGACACACCAAAATGAAGAACGGTACGAGAAGCGACAATGTCTTTCAATTTTCTGTTTTCGCCACGATCTGCGTACTGTAGTCTTCACTTTGCTTTTGCTCGTCTTTTCATCAACTACACAAGCGCAATCCGTTAAAGACACCATCTACTACGACAACTACTGGCGCATTTGCGAAAAGCCCGTTGCCCGTTATTATCGTTTAGGTGAATTGCAGCTTGGACAGCGGTGGCATTTTGCGAACGATGTGAAAGACTTCTACATCGATGGAGGTTTGGAGATGAGCGGCCGTTATTCTTCAGACGGAAGCAAAAACGGTGCGTTCACGTTTTATCATCCCAACGGGAAAATAAAGAAGCAGGGCAGCTTTGTAAACGACACCATGAAAGGCACCTGGTCGTACTACGATGCGAAGGGTGAACTTTATTTTCAACTGGCTTGTCAAAACAATCAAACCTTCACGCCTTTGTTTATTAAAAATCCTGGAGGTGACACGTTGTTAAAAAACGGAACCGGGCAGTTTGCTTTTAAGCTGCTTGATTACCCCGATGTTTTTCCCGTTGCAAATGACTATATGGTTAAAGGACAGTGTGAGGGAGGTAAACGAATGGGTGCCTGGACCTATGATGCTTTTCTAGGCGACAACTGGCGAACGGTGGCAATTGAATTGTACGAAGACGGCACATTCCGTAGTGGCACGTTTGGCTACGTAGGAGGCGGCAATCAATTGCGACAACCGGCTTTTATCGTTGCGTTAAGCATAACCAAACTGTTGCAAACGGAAGCCTTCACACACGATCCGGTGTTTGGCGATTACGTTTCCGGTACACATGCCCCGCAATTAACGGCCTTTTTGCAACACGGCGATGTGCCGGTGTTTGCGTCGGGAGCAAAGAAGTTTGAAGCAAACGTGGCGGATTATCTTACCCTTTGCGCAACCGCTGTTGGCTACTTTAACTGGGCTGATTCCACCCTCTTTTGGCACGGCGGCTCTTTTCGGTCGGCCAAACTGAATAAAGATGCGTGGCTGGTTGGCTATTGCATCCAAACCGACGATCCCAAATTTCCGAAGCAATCGGATCTTTTTCCCGTTGAAAGATTAAAGGCCTACAATGCGCAAATCAGTTTTAATGTTTACGAAGACGGCACCACGTCCAACGTTGCGGTGAAAGGAAATTTTGAAAAAGAGATTCTCGTTCACATCGCCTATTACCTTTCCAGATTAACGGGGCTTTCGCCGCTTAAGGAAGGAGGTAAAGCCGTTGCCGCAAAGCAAAACCTCTACCTGTTTACCAAAGTAAATACGGCTACCTACCGCAAACATTCCTACATCGTTTACCGGTTGCTTTTCAGCGTGAAACCGCAGGAGCAAACAGATGACAAGTTTGAGGTTGCCGATTATGCAAAGGCAAAATTTGAAGCGGATGAAGAATGA
- a CDS encoding dipeptidase — MHTAWKDYQKQNEQRFLDEMLELLRIPSVSAKSEHKDDMRKCAELVKQRLLDSGCDKAEVMETAGHPVVYGEKIVDASKPTVLVYGHYDVQPADPLELWHSGPFEPVIKEGKVYARGSADDKGQFYMHVKALETMVKTGDLDTNIKFLIEGEEEVGSPNLGSFVREHKDMLKADVILISDSSMISMENPSLDIGVRGLSYIQVEVTGANRDLHSGTYGGAVANPITLLCKMIADIHDENNHVTIPGFYDDVVEATKEERELMARAPFDEKEYKDELGIKEVWGEKGFTTNERTGIRPTVEANGIWGGYTGEGAKTVLPSKAYAKVSARLVPNQSSDKISKLLIDYFEQNAPEGVTVKAELHHGGEPYMTPIDSKGYRAAAKAIQTTFGKEPVPVRGGGSIPICSILEKELGTKIIFMGFGLDNDNLHSPNEKYNLENYYKGIETIPYFHKFFAVES; from the coding sequence ATGCACACAGCGTGGAAAGACTATCAAAAACAAAACGAGCAACGATTTTTGGACGAGATGCTGGAGCTTTTGCGCATTCCTTCTGTTAGCGCCAAAAGCGAACACAAAGACGACATGCGCAAATGCGCCGAACTGGTGAAGCAACGTTTGCTTGATTCGGGTTGCGACAAAGCCGAAGTCATGGAAACGGCAGGGCATCCCGTTGTGTACGGCGAAAAAATTGTTGATGCATCGAAGCCCACGGTTTTGGTTTACGGCCACTACGACGTGCAGCCGGCTGACCCGCTGGAACTCTGGCACAGCGGGCCTTTTGAACCCGTTATCAAAGAAGGTAAAGTTTATGCACGCGGTAGCGCCGACGACAAAGGCCAGTTTTACATGCACGTAAAAGCGCTGGAAACAATGGTAAAAACCGGAGACCTTGATACCAACATTAAATTCTTAATTGAAGGCGAAGAAGAAGTAGGCTCGCCCAACCTTGGCAGCTTTGTTCGCGAACACAAAGACATGCTGAAAGCCGATGTGATTTTAATTAGTGACAGTTCGATGATCAGCATGGAAAATCCTTCACTTGATATCGGCGTTCGCGGCCTATCGTACATACAAGTTGAAGTCACCGGCGCCAACCGCGATCTGCACAGCGGTACCTACGGCGGGGCGGTGGCTAATCCTATCACGCTTCTTTGTAAAATGATTGCGGACATTCACGACGAAAACAATCACGTTACCATTCCGGGTTTTTATGATGACGTGGTGGAAGCAACAAAAGAAGAAAGAGAACTCATGGCCCGTGCACCGTTTGACGAAAAGGAATACAAAGACGAATTGGGCATAAAAGAAGTCTGGGGCGAAAAAGGCTTCACGACAAATGAAAGAACAGGCATTCGGCCAACCGTGGAAGCGAACGGCATTTGGGGCGGCTATACCGGCGAAGGCGCAAAGACCGTGTTGCCTTCAAAAGCGTATGCAAAAGTTTCCGCACGATTGGTGCCCAACCAATCATCAGATAAAATATCAAAGCTGTTGATTGATTATTTTGAACAGAACGCACCCGAAGGCGTAACGGTAAAAGCCGAATTGCATCACGGCGGCGAACCTTACATGACGCCGATTGACAGCAAGGGTTATCGGGCCGCAGCGAAAGCCATTCAAACAACCTTTGGCAAAGAGCCTGTTCCCGTTCGCGGTGGCGGTTCTATCCCCATTTGTTCAATTCTGGAAAAAGAACTGGGAACGAAGATCATCTTCATGGGCTTTGGGTTGGATAACGACAACCTGCATTCGCCCAACGAAAAATACAACCTCGAGAACTATTACAAAGGCATTGAAACCATTCCTTACTTCCACAAGTTTTTTGCAGTGGAGAGCTGA
- a CDS encoding LLM class flavin-dependent oxidoreductase — protein MEIGICTFADVGTHPITKETVTPHQRLRNLMEEIQLADELGLDVFAVGEHHRSDYAISSPAVVLAAAAERTKAIKLSSGVTVLSSDDPVRVFQQFSTVDLLSNGRAEIMAGRGSFIESFPLFGYKLEDYDELFSEKLEMLVRINESEKITWQGKHTQTINDRGVYPRPSQNKLPVWVAVGGTPESVVRAAQYGLPMMLAIIGGMPARFAPYAKLYRDVYAKAGHNANGLQLGINSHTYIADTSQQARDEFYPPYSEVMTRIGKERGWPGMSRGQFDASTEREGALLVGSPQQVIDKILYEHELFGHTRFLAQMSIGALPHGQALRSIELLGTKVAPEVKKALATKSAEQG, from the coding sequence ATGGAAATCGGAATCTGCACCTTTGCCGATGTTGGCACGCATCCCATCACAAAAGAAACCGTTACGCCGCATCAACGTCTGCGCAACCTGATGGAAGAGATACAACTTGCCGATGAATTGGGCCTTGATGTTTTTGCCGTGGGCGAACATCACCGTTCCGATTACGCAATCTCCTCACCCGCTGTTGTTCTTGCTGCCGCAGCCGAACGAACAAAGGCCATCAAGCTTTCCAGCGGCGTGACGGTGTTGAGTTCCGATGATCCCGTTCGTGTGTTTCAACAATTTTCAACCGTTGATCTCTTGTCTAACGGCCGTGCGGAAATCATGGCCGGCCGCGGTTCCTTCATTGAATCCTTTCCCTTGTTTGGTTACAAGCTGGAAGATTACGACGAACTTTTTTCGGAGAAGTTGGAAATGCTTGTGCGGATAAACGAAAGCGAAAAAATTACCTGGCAAGGCAAGCACACGCAAACCATCAACGATCGTGGCGTGTACCCGCGGCCTTCTCAAAACAAGTTGCCGGTTTGGGTGGCCGTTGGCGGCACGCCGGAGTCAGTGGTTCGTGCGGCACAATACGGTTTACCCATGATGCTGGCCATTATTGGCGGCATGCCTGCACGCTTTGCGCCGTACGCAAAACTCTACCGCGACGTTTATGCAAAAGCAGGGCACAACGCAAACGGTTTGCAACTCGGCATTAACTCACATACGTACATTGCCGACACTTCGCAACAAGCCCGTGACGAATTTTATCCGCCTTATTCAGAAGTGATGACACGCATTGGCAAAGAACGCGGCTGGCCCGGCATGAGCCGCGGACAGTTTGATGCATCAACCGAACGAGAAGGCGCTTTGCTTGTGGGCAGCCCGCAACAAGTGATTGATAAAATTCTCTACGAGCACGAATTGTTTGGCCACACACGTTTTCTTGCGCAAATGAGCATTGGTGCGCTGCCGCACGGCCAGGCCTTGCGCAGCATCGAATTGTTGGGAACCAAAGTAGCGCCAGAGGTAAAGAAAGCGCTGGCTACAAAGAGTGCGGAACAAGGCTAA
- a CDS encoding TIGR02594 family protein, with protein MPETSATPVIPVNKIPQAYQWLAKEPGPKMLLEALSHFGELEAKGPDNNPDITGWAKEIGGSVADVYKADEIPWCGLFMAICAKRAGYDLPKDPLWALNWSTFGTSQPTAMLGDVLTFIRKTNTGAKAGHVSMYVGEDEAAYHVLGGNQSDCVCITRIDKSRLYAIRRAAFKIGQPANVRQVFLNATGKLSNNEA; from the coding sequence ATGCCTGAAACCTCTGCGACGCCTGTTATTCCCGTTAACAAAATTCCACAGGCTTATCAATGGCTTGCCAAAGAACCCGGGCCAAAGATGCTGCTCGAAGCACTGAGCCATTTTGGTGAATTGGAAGCAAAAGGCCCCGACAACAATCCTGACATCACGGGTTGGGCAAAAGAAATTGGCGGCTCTGTGGCCGATGTGTACAAGGCCGATGAAATTCCCTGGTGTGGCCTGTTCATGGCCATTTGCGCCAAACGCGCCGGCTACGATTTACCGAAAGATCCCCTCTGGGCACTCAACTGGAGCACCTTCGGCACAAGCCAGCCCACCGCCATGCTGGGCGATGTACTCACCTTCATTCGCAAAACAAACACCGGTGCGAAAGCAGGCCACGTAAGCATGTACGTAGGCGAAGACGAAGCGGCGTATCACGTCTTGGGCGGTAATCAAAGCGACTGCGTTTGCATTACCCGCATTGACAAAAGCCGTTTGTATGCAATCAGAAGAGCGGCGTTTAAAATTGGCCAACCGGCCAACGTAAGGCAAGTCTTTTTAAATGCCACAGGCAAGCTTTCCAACAACGAAGCATAA